One Molothrus aeneus isolate 106 unplaced genomic scaffold, BPBGC_Maene_1.0 scaffold_239, whole genome shotgun sequence DNA segment encodes these proteins:
- the LOC136569792 gene encoding TBC1 domain family member 17-like, which produces MPLPLQGENFGPGRAGLRRKLGELGALVRVLNPGLSRLLGQRWPRRCCSRWLQLRVQPQLGLEGTRRLWEVLWTGLPCPNFHLLVTCALLELLGDTLGDSDTLGDSDTLGDSDSDSDAAQGDTDSEDGDGDKVSPLVSLEVGQVLSRAEGIFLQLAATKDLPPALQELLGLGGPQPPLEPPPENN; this is translated from the exons ATGCCTCTGCCCCTCCAGGGGGAGAATtttgggccgggccgggcggggctgaggcgcaaactgggagaactgggagcGCTGGTGCGGGTGCTGAACCCCGGCCTGAGCCGCCTGCTGG gtcAGAGGTGGCCTCGCCGCTGCTGCTCTCGGTGGCTCCAGCTCcgggtgcagccccagctgggcctGGAGGGGACGCGGCGCCTCTGGGAG gtgctctggacggggctgccctgccccaaCTTCCACCTGTTGGTCACCTGcgccctcctggagctgctcggGGACACCCTCGGGGACAGCGACACCCTCGGGGACAGCGACACCCTCGGGGACAGCGACAGTGACAGCGACGCCGCCCAGGGGGACACGGACAGCGAGGACGGCGacggggacaag gtgtccccgcTGGTGTCCCTGGAGGTGGGGCAGGTGCTCAGCAGGGCCGAGGggattttcctgcagctggcGGCCACCAAG GATCTGCCCCcggccctgcaggagctgctggggctgggggggccccAACCCCCCCTGGAGCCGCCCCCCGAAAACAACTGA